From one Microbacterium aurum genomic stretch:
- the ku gene encoding non-homologous end joining protein Ku, with product MRAIWKGALTFGLVNVPVKVYSATEDHDVLLHQVHASDGGRIRYQRICELDGEVVPYAEIDKAYDDGDRTVVLTADDIASLPAERSREIEVVEFVPTEQIDLLTLDRAYYLEPDSASPKAYVLLRKTLEQTERTAIVRFSLRQKTRLAALRVRGDVLVLQTLLWADEVREAAFPALDEPVKISAKELELSASLVDSFSSDFEPDQFVDEYQQELRTLIDAKLEKGDALDTSETFGEKAEKDAGGEVIDLMAALKASVERSRAARGGDTEESAAKSAPKKAKPKSKAKKAS from the coding sequence ATGAGAGCGATCTGGAAAGGCGCGTTGACCTTCGGCCTGGTGAACGTGCCCGTCAAGGTCTACTCCGCGACGGAGGATCACGATGTGCTGCTGCACCAGGTGCACGCGAGTGACGGCGGCCGCATCCGCTACCAGCGCATCTGCGAGCTGGACGGCGAGGTCGTCCCGTACGCCGAGATCGATAAGGCCTACGACGACGGCGATCGCACCGTCGTGCTCACCGCCGACGACATCGCGTCCCTCCCCGCCGAGCGCTCCCGGGAGATCGAGGTGGTGGAGTTCGTGCCGACCGAGCAGATCGACCTGCTGACCCTCGACCGGGCGTACTACCTCGAACCCGACTCGGCCTCGCCCAAGGCGTACGTGCTGCTGCGCAAGACCCTGGAGCAGACCGAGCGCACCGCTATCGTGCGGTTCTCTCTGCGGCAGAAGACGCGGCTGGCCGCTCTGCGGGTTCGCGGCGACGTGCTGGTGCTGCAGACGCTGCTGTGGGCCGACGAGGTGCGCGAGGCCGCGTTCCCGGCGCTCGACGAGCCGGTGAAGATCTCCGCCAAGGAGCTCGAACTGTCGGCATCCCTCGTCGACAGCTTCTCGAGCGACTTCGAGCCCGACCAGTTCGTCGACGAGTATCAGCAGGAGCTGCGCACCCTCATCGACGCCAAGCTCGAGAAGGGCGACGCGCTCGACACCTCGGAGACGTTCGGCGAGAAGGCCGAGAAGGATGCCGGCGGCGAGGTCATCGACCTCATGGCGGCGCTGAAGGCCAGCGTCGAGCGCAGCCGCGCGGCGCGGGGTGGAGACACCGAGGAATCGGCGGCGAAGAGCGCGCCGAAGAAGGCGAAGCCGAAGTCGAAGGCGAAGAAGGCGTCCTGA
- a CDS encoding formate/nitrite transporter family protein — protein sequence MLTIPETLDAQASAAVHKVQALHHPGRFLVSGMLAGAYIGIGVVLMVSTAGPLAAAGDGLAKLVAGLVFGVALTLVVFAGADLLTSAMMILPQGALMRAIGPWRALGALAATFVANLVGALVFAALIVASGVLHANAPAGTMIADMLAAKAEEEPLQLFVRGILCNLLVCLAIWMCARVRSDVAKILLIVAAILAFISSGFEHVVANMTTYAIGLFTGDPNATLGLFASNMLWVGLGNLVGGGVIVGLGYWIIGGSPRMPAAALRDDVAERVSAAG from the coding sequence GTGCTGACCATCCCGGAAACCCTCGACGCCCAGGCGAGCGCCGCCGTGCACAAGGTCCAGGCGCTCCACCATCCCGGGCGGTTCCTCGTCTCCGGGATGCTGGCGGGCGCGTACATCGGCATCGGCGTCGTGCTCATGGTCTCCACGGCCGGCCCGCTCGCCGCCGCCGGCGATGGCCTTGCGAAACTCGTGGCCGGCCTCGTGTTCGGTGTTGCACTCACGCTCGTGGTCTTCGCCGGCGCCGACCTGCTGACGAGCGCGATGATGATCCTCCCCCAGGGCGCGCTCATGCGGGCGATCGGACCGTGGCGCGCGCTGGGGGCCCTCGCCGCGACCTTCGTCGCCAATCTGGTCGGCGCGCTCGTCTTCGCGGCGCTCATCGTCGCCTCGGGTGTGCTCCACGCCAACGCACCCGCCGGCACGATGATCGCAGACATGCTCGCGGCCAAGGCCGAAGAAGAACCGCTGCAGCTGTTCGTCCGCGGCATCCTCTGTAATCTTCTCGTCTGCCTCGCGATCTGGATGTGCGCGCGCGTCCGCTCCGACGTCGCGAAGATCCTCCTCATCGTCGCGGCGATCCTCGCCTTCATCTCCTCCGGGTTCGAGCACGTCGTGGCGAACATGACGACCTACGCGATCGGCCTGTTCACCGGCGACCCGAACGCGACGCTGGGGCTGTTCGCGAGCAACATGCTCTGGGTGGGGCTCGGCAACCTCGTCGGCGGCGGCGTCATCGTCGGGCTCGGATACTGGATCATCGGCGGCTCGCCCCGGATGCCCGCCGCCGCTCTCCGCGACGACGTCGCGGAGCGGGTATCGGCCGCCGGATAG
- the rph gene encoding ribonuclease PH, with amino-acid sequence MTESTTARADGRTVDQLRPVTIERGWSAHAEGSALISFGGTKVLCTASFTGGVPRWLTGKGKGWVTAEYAMLPRATNSRNDRESVRGKIGGRTHEISRLIGRALRAVVDTKALGENTIVIDCDVLQADGGTRTAAITGAYVALADAIEWGRAKGLVGKNAKVLIDSVAAVSVGIIDGEPMLDLAYVEDVRAETDMNLVVTGRGLFVEVQGTAEGAPFDKRELDALLELGVAGCADLREAQTAALAG; translated from the coding sequence GTGACCGAGTCCACCACCGCCCGCGCCGACGGCCGTACCGTCGACCAGCTCCGCCCCGTGACGATCGAGCGGGGGTGGAGTGCGCACGCCGAGGGCTCCGCGCTCATCTCGTTCGGCGGTACGAAGGTGCTCTGCACCGCGTCTTTCACCGGCGGCGTGCCGCGCTGGCTGACCGGCAAGGGCAAGGGCTGGGTCACGGCGGAGTACGCGATGCTGCCCCGCGCCACGAACTCGCGCAACGACCGCGAGTCGGTGCGCGGCAAGATCGGCGGACGCACCCACGAGATCTCCCGCCTGATCGGTCGCGCGCTGCGTGCGGTCGTGGACACGAAGGCCCTCGGCGAGAACACGATCGTCATCGACTGCGACGTGCTGCAGGCCGACGGCGGCACCCGCACCGCCGCGATCACCGGCGCCTACGTCGCGCTCGCCGACGCGATCGAGTGGGGGCGCGCGAAGGGCCTCGTCGGCAAGAACGCGAAAGTGCTGATCGACTCCGTTGCCGCCGTCTCCGTCGGCATCATCGACGGCGAGCCGATGCTCGACCTGGCCTACGTCGAGGACGTGCGCGCCGAGACCGACATGAACCTCGTGGTGACCGGCCGGGGCCTGTTCGTCGAGGTGCAGGGCACCGCCGAGGGTGCCCCGTTCGACAAGCGTGAGCTCGACGCCCTGCTGGAGCTGGGCGTCGCCGGCTGCGCGGACCTGCGCGAGGCGCAGACCGCCGCGCTCGCCGGCTGA
- a CDS encoding nicotinate phosphoribosyltransferase, with protein sequence MTPRDAQAPSTALLTDRYELTMIDAALRDGTASRRCVFELFGRRLPGARRFGVVAGTGRLLQQLRDFRFGDDELRYLSDHRVVSRETLDFLAGYRFSGTIRGYREGELYFPGSPILIVEGTFAEAVVLETIALSILNHDSAVANAAARMSIAAGDRPLAEMGSRRAAEQSAVAAARAAYIAGFDATSNLEAGRAWGIPTMGTAAHAWTLLHDTEEQAFRSQIDALGTETTLLIDTYDIREGVATAIRVAGTALGGVRIDSGDLPAVAAAVRAQLDDLGATATKITVTSDLDEFAIAALAASPVDSYGVGTSVVTGSGAPTAGMVYKLVARQDAGGGWVAVAKTSTDKGSKGGRKAAFRTLDEGTATSELIVVSDGFEELSPASRHPDARPLLVTLVEQGETDAGYEGAAGVAAARAHHARVREELPVRALALSRSDPALPTVYTDAG encoded by the coding sequence ATGACCCCCCGCGACGCTCAGGCACCGTCGACCGCGCTGCTCACCGACCGGTACGAGCTGACGATGATCGATGCGGCGCTGCGCGACGGCACGGCATCCCGCCGCTGCGTCTTCGAGCTCTTCGGTCGGCGCCTCCCGGGCGCCCGCCGCTTCGGCGTCGTCGCCGGCACGGGACGCCTGCTGCAGCAGCTGCGCGACTTCCGGTTCGGCGACGACGAGCTGCGCTACCTCAGCGACCACCGCGTGGTCAGCCGCGAGACGCTGGACTTCCTCGCCGGGTATCGCTTCAGCGGAACGATCCGCGGCTACCGCGAGGGAGAGCTGTACTTCCCCGGCTCCCCCATCCTCATCGTGGAGGGGACGTTCGCCGAGGCCGTCGTGCTGGAGACCATCGCCCTCAGCATCCTGAACCACGACTCCGCCGTCGCGAACGCCGCCGCACGCATGAGCATCGCCGCCGGCGACCGCCCGCTGGCCGAGATGGGGTCGCGCCGTGCCGCCGAGCAGTCCGCCGTCGCCGCGGCGCGGGCGGCCTACATCGCCGGGTTCGACGCCACGAGCAACCTGGAGGCCGGACGCGCCTGGGGCATCCCGACGATGGGGACCGCCGCGCACGCCTGGACCCTCCTGCACGACACCGAGGAGCAGGCCTTCCGCAGCCAGATCGACGCGCTCGGCACGGAGACGACGCTGCTCATCGACACGTACGACATCCGCGAGGGCGTCGCGACGGCGATCCGGGTGGCCGGCACGGCGCTCGGCGGGGTGCGCATCGACTCCGGCGACCTGCCGGCCGTCGCGGCGGCGGTGCGCGCGCAACTGGACGATCTGGGCGCCACGGCGACGAAGATCACGGTCACCAGCGATCTCGACGAGTTCGCGATCGCGGCCCTGGCGGCATCCCCCGTCGACTCCTACGGTGTCGGCACGTCGGTGGTCACCGGCTCGGGGGCGCCGACGGCGGGCATGGTCTACAAGCTCGTCGCGCGCCAGGACGCGGGCGGCGGGTGGGTCGCGGTGGCGAAGACGTCGACGGACAAGGGGTCCAAGGGCGGACGCAAGGCCGCCTTCCGCACACTCGATGAGGGGACCGCGACGAGCGAGCTCATCGTCGTCTCGGACGGGTTCGAGGAGCTGTCGCCGGCGAGCCGGCATCCCGACGCGCGACCGCTGCTGGTCACCCTGGTGGAGCAGGGCGAGACGGATGCCGGGTATGAAGGCGCCGCCGGAGTGGCCGCGGCCCGTGCACACCACGCGCGGGTGCGCGAGGAGCTGCCGGTGCGCGCCCTCGCGTTGAGCCGCTCCGACCCGGCTCTGCCGACGGTCTACACCGACGCCGGCTGA
- a CDS encoding cation diffusion facilitator family transporter codes for MHDHAPSGIRNASNQRLLTISLCLTAAIMLVQIAGAVLAGSLALLADAAHMFADSSALVIALIASIVAARPADDRNTYGYQRAEVFGALINAVILIALMAWITVEALQRLLAPVEADVAAPLMLAVAAVGLVANAVSMYLLSAAQRRSINVRGAYLEVLGDLIGSAVVIVAAAIIWATGWMPADAVASLVIAVMIVPRAIGLLREAFSVLGERAPRGTEVGAIRDHILREPGVVDVHDVHVWQLTRGAPVFTAHVVVEPGVLAGGSAALLSRLQGCLSEHFDVEHSTFQMEPAGHREHDAHT; via the coding sequence ATGCACGATCACGCGCCCTCCGGCATCCGCAACGCCAGCAATCAGCGACTGCTGACGATCTCGCTGTGCCTGACCGCGGCGATCATGCTCGTGCAGATCGCGGGCGCCGTCCTCGCCGGATCGCTCGCGCTCCTCGCCGACGCGGCGCACATGTTCGCCGACTCGTCGGCGCTCGTCATCGCGCTCATCGCCTCCATCGTCGCCGCGCGGCCGGCCGATGACCGCAACACGTACGGATATCAACGCGCCGAGGTCTTCGGAGCGTTGATCAACGCCGTCATCCTCATCGCGCTGATGGCGTGGATCACCGTCGAGGCGCTGCAGCGTCTGCTGGCCCCGGTCGAGGCCGACGTCGCCGCCCCCCTCATGCTCGCCGTGGCCGCGGTCGGCCTCGTCGCCAACGCCGTCTCGATGTACCTGCTGTCGGCGGCGCAGCGGCGCAGCATCAACGTCCGCGGCGCGTATCTCGAGGTGCTCGGCGATCTCATCGGCTCGGCCGTCGTCATCGTCGCCGCGGCGATCATCTGGGCGACCGGATGGATGCCGGCGGATGCGGTGGCCTCGCTCGTCATCGCCGTGATGATCGTGCCGCGTGCCATCGGCCTCCTCCGCGAGGCGTTCTCGGTGCTGGGGGAGCGGGCTCCCCGCGGCACCGAGGTCGGGGCGATCCGCGATCACATCCTGCGCGAGCCCGGCGTCGTGGACGTGCACGACGTGCACGTGTGGCAGCTCACCCGCGGGGCGCCCGTCTTCACCGCGCACGTGGTGGTGGAGCCGGGCGTCCTCGCCGGCGGCTCGGCTGCCCTGCTGTCGCGGCTGCAGGGCTGCCTCTCGGAGCATTTCGACGTCGAGCATTCGACCTTCCAGATGGAACCGGCCGGCCACCGCGAACACGACGCGCACACCTGA
- a CDS encoding DedA family protein, translating into MHSLALIPWLDPELIINAAGAWALLVVCFIVFAETGLLVGFLLPGDTLLIISGLLTHTNDIFGVNIWIVCLLIALAAFVGGEVGYLIGHKGGPAVFERKESGLFSRKNVERTNAFFERYGGLTVILARFVPIVRTFAPVAAGVGHMPWRRYSLYNLIGAMLWGFGLTMVGYLIAFIPWVAHIVTQYIDVILLTAVGGTALVTLWHYFAERRKVRKELADGEPATTDAEAAADLTLPATAFEATPAVHELAPEVFETPPAEGETRRSRRGDAAS; encoded by the coding sequence GTGCACTCTCTCGCCCTCATCCCCTGGCTCGACCCTGAGCTGATCATCAACGCCGCGGGCGCGTGGGCCCTGCTGGTGGTCTGCTTCATCGTCTTCGCCGAGACGGGACTGCTCGTCGGCTTCCTGCTGCCCGGGGACACGCTGCTGATCATCTCGGGCCTGCTCACGCACACCAACGACATCTTCGGCGTCAACATCTGGATCGTGTGCCTGCTCATCGCCCTGGCGGCCTTCGTCGGCGGCGAGGTCGGCTACCTCATCGGCCACAAGGGCGGCCCTGCGGTGTTCGAGCGCAAGGAATCGGGCCTGTTCAGCCGCAAGAACGTCGAGCGCACGAACGCGTTCTTCGAGCGCTACGGCGGTCTCACCGTGATCCTCGCCCGGTTCGTCCCGATCGTCCGCACGTTCGCGCCGGTCGCGGCCGGTGTCGGCCACATGCCGTGGCGCCGCTACTCGCTGTACAACCTCATCGGTGCGATGCTGTGGGGCTTCGGCCTCACGATGGTCGGCTACCTCATCGCCTTCATCCCGTGGGTCGCGCACATCGTCACGCAGTACATCGACGTCATCCTGCTGACCGCGGTCGGCGGGACGGCGCTCGTGACCCTGTGGCACTATTTCGCAGAACGCCGCAAGGTGCGCAAGGAACTCGCCGACGGCGAGCCTGCGACGACGGATGCCGAGGCGGCAGCCGACCTGACCCTGCCGGCGACCGCGTTCGAGGCCACCCCCGCCGTGCACGAGCTCGCCCCAGAGGTCTTCGAGACGCCTCCCGCGGAGGGCGAGACCCGCCGCAGCCGCCGGGGCGACGCGGCGTCCTGA
- the murI gene encoding glutamate racemase, translating to MILRRAQGRDAPIGIFDSGVGGLTVARAVSQLLPRESVLYIGDTAHSPYGPKPIADVRRYSLEVLDTLVDQGVKMLVIACNTASAAMLRDARERYDVPVVEVIGPAVRTAISMTRNRRIGVIGTIGTIGSGVYQDMLGVNEDLAVFAQACPRFVDFVEAGVTGSPEVLAACEEYLAPLRHAGVDTLVLGCTHYPFLEGAISYVMGEGVSLVSSDTETAKDVYRQLVSRDLLAGPDAVPTHVYEATGDSADHFLNLADRLMGRGVSAVRLVQTGAIDLPKGELP from the coding sequence GTGATCCTTCGGCGCGCTCAGGGACGGGACGCTCCCATCGGGATCTTCGACTCCGGCGTCGGCGGACTCACCGTCGCCCGGGCGGTCTCGCAGCTGCTGCCGCGGGAGTCCGTTCTCTACATCGGCGACACGGCGCACTCGCCCTACGGTCCGAAGCCGATCGCCGACGTGCGCCGATACAGCCTCGAGGTGCTCGACACCCTCGTCGACCAGGGCGTCAAAATGCTCGTGATCGCCTGCAACACGGCATCCGCCGCCATGCTCCGCGATGCGCGGGAACGGTACGACGTGCCGGTCGTCGAGGTCATCGGCCCGGCCGTGCGCACCGCGATCTCGATGACCCGCAATCGCCGCATCGGCGTCATCGGCACGATCGGCACGATCGGATCGGGCGTCTACCAGGACATGCTCGGCGTCAACGAGGACCTCGCCGTGTTCGCGCAGGCGTGCCCGCGCTTCGTGGATTTCGTCGAGGCGGGCGTCACCGGCTCGCCCGAGGTGCTCGCGGCGTGCGAGGAGTACCTCGCACCGCTGCGTCATGCGGGCGTCGACACGCTCGTGCTCGGGTGCACGCACTACCCGTTCCTCGAGGGGGCGATCAGCTACGTCATGGGCGAAGGCGTGTCGCTGGTCTCCAGCGACACCGAGACGGCCAAGGACGTCTACCGCCAGCTGGTCTCCCGCGACCTCCTCGCGGGGCCGGACGCCGTGCCGACCCACGTCTACGAAGCCACCGGCGACTCCGCCGACCACTTCCTGAACCTCGCCGATCGGCTGATGGGGCGCGGCGTCTCCGCCGTCCGCCTCGTCCAGACCGGCGCCATCGACCTCCCGAAGGGGGAACTCCCGTGA
- the rdgB gene encoding RdgB/HAM1 family non-canonical purine NTP pyrophosphatase yields MSQRIVLATHNPHKVEEFAAIVAAVRPDLEVVGYDGPEPVEDGITFAENALIKARAAAAHTGLAALADDSGICVDVLGGAPGVFSAYWAGHRKDAGANLDLLLDQLSDIAEPHRGAQFVSTIALVVPDADGTGAAEHTVEGVWHGRLATAPSGTGGFGYDPVFLPDGEGGRSAADLSAAEKNAASHRARAFAALVPLLERLPG; encoded by the coding sequence ATGAGCCAGAGAATCGTCCTCGCGACGCACAATCCGCACAAAGTGGAGGAGTTCGCCGCGATCGTCGCGGCCGTCCGGCCCGATCTGGAGGTCGTCGGCTACGACGGCCCCGAACCGGTGGAGGACGGCATCACCTTCGCGGAGAACGCCCTGATCAAGGCCCGCGCTGCCGCTGCGCACACGGGGCTCGCCGCCCTCGCCGACGACTCGGGCATCTGCGTGGACGTGCTGGGCGGCGCCCCCGGGGTGTTCTCGGCGTATTGGGCGGGGCACCGCAAGGATGCCGGGGCCAACCTCGACCTGCTGTTGGATCAGCTCTCCGACATCGCCGAGCCGCACCGCGGTGCGCAGTTCGTCTCCACGATCGCGCTGGTCGTGCCGGATGCCGACGGCACGGGCGCGGCCGAGCACACCGTCGAAGGCGTGTGGCACGGTCGCCTCGCGACCGCTCCCTCCGGCACCGGCGGCTTCGGCTACGACCCGGTGTTCCTCCCCGACGGCGAAGGCGGCCGCAGTGCGGCAGACCTGTCGGCGGCCGAGAAGAACGCCGCGTCGCACCGCGCCCGCGCCTTCGCCGCCCTGGTGCCGCTGCTGGAGCGCCTGCCGGGCTGA
- a CDS encoding ATP-dependent DNA ligase produces the protein MAGAGQVVEVGGRRLRLTNLDKVLYPEAGTTKAEVIDYYSRIAPWMLPHLAGRPVTRLRWPEGTGHAPFFAKDLEAGAPDWLRRRAIDHSSGAKDYPLVDDVAGLVYLAQVASLELHTPQWRFDAAGSSAGSSRRAPDRLVLDLDPGPGAGLAECAEVARWAREILQGVGMDPLPVTSGSKGIHLYAALDGTRLSDEISAFARELARALEADHADLVVSAMTKAVRDGKVFVDWSQNNGAKTTIAPYSLRGRAQPMVAAPRTWDELDDPVLRHLRFDEVLERVATTGDLLAPLAPAAADPLTAYVGKRAADATPEPFPTSAARVAATGASGAALRFVIQEHHARRLHFDLRLERDGVLESWAVPRGIPETTDRNHLAVMTEPHPMEYLTFAGEIPAGQYGAGSMTVWDTGTYEAEKWREDEIIFTLTGRPGGPLGVVRLALIRTSGAGEKSQWLLHLMAPRPAAAPSPAGSSAAPESPAAPASSPATVRPRGATAADDAPMLAVNATPARARAAAARRSEAWVEFKWDGIRAIGTWDGRRLRLRARSGTDITARYPELTAVDAGLGAAPAVIDGEIVAMDAAGRPSFSRLQSRMHLTTPREIERESRRVPATYILFDVLRAADADVAARPLRERRGILEEIAADAVPAIVLPPVAADVDAALQTARELDLEGIVVKDPDAPYRRGARSEEWLKVKLTRTQDVVIGGIRPGKGGRTGAIGSLLLGIPEAGELRYVGRVGSGFSERELTRLADVLTPLRTDENPFTGVPAADASDALWVRPQRVAEVEFAEFTPGGTLRHARWRGLRPDVAPDAVRREV, from the coding sequence ATGGCAGGCGCGGGGCAGGTCGTCGAGGTGGGGGGCCGTCGCCTGCGGCTGACCAATCTGGACAAGGTGCTCTACCCCGAGGCGGGCACGACGAAGGCCGAGGTCATCGACTACTACTCGCGGATCGCGCCGTGGATGCTGCCACACCTCGCCGGCCGTCCGGTCACGCGCCTGCGCTGGCCCGAGGGGACCGGACACGCCCCGTTCTTCGCGAAGGATCTCGAAGCCGGCGCCCCCGACTGGCTGCGACGCCGGGCGATCGACCACTCCTCAGGGGCGAAGGACTACCCGCTCGTCGACGACGTCGCCGGACTCGTGTACCTCGCCCAGGTCGCGAGCCTCGAGCTGCACACGCCGCAGTGGCGTTTCGACGCCGCGGGGAGCTCCGCCGGTTCGTCACGGCGCGCGCCGGACCGCCTCGTCCTCGACCTCGATCCCGGACCCGGTGCGGGCCTCGCCGAATGCGCCGAGGTCGCGCGGTGGGCACGTGAGATCCTGCAGGGTGTCGGCATGGATCCGCTGCCCGTGACGAGCGGGTCCAAGGGGATCCACCTGTACGCGGCGCTGGACGGCACGCGCTTGAGCGACGAGATCTCGGCATTCGCCCGCGAGCTCGCCCGGGCGCTGGAGGCCGACCACGCCGATCTCGTCGTGAGCGCGATGACGAAGGCCGTCCGCGACGGCAAGGTCTTCGTCGACTGGAGCCAGAACAACGGCGCGAAGACCACCATCGCGCCGTACTCGCTGCGAGGACGCGCCCAGCCGATGGTCGCAGCGCCCCGCACGTGGGACGAGCTCGACGATCCGGTCCTGCGACACCTGCGCTTCGACGAGGTGCTCGAGCGCGTGGCGACCACGGGCGATCTGCTCGCCCCGCTTGCTCCCGCGGCCGCCGATCCGCTCACGGCCTACGTCGGCAAGCGCGCGGCCGACGCGACGCCGGAGCCGTTCCCGACCTCCGCCGCTCGCGTCGCCGCTACGGGCGCGTCCGGCGCCGCGCTCCGGTTCGTCATCCAGGAGCACCACGCACGGCGGCTGCACTTCGATCTCCGGCTCGAACGGGACGGCGTGCTGGAGAGCTGGGCGGTCCCCCGCGGCATCCCCGAGACGACCGATCGCAACCATCTCGCGGTCATGACCGAGCCGCACCCGATGGAGTACCTGACCTTCGCCGGCGAGATCCCCGCCGGACAGTACGGCGCGGGCAGCATGACGGTGTGGGACACCGGCACGTACGAGGCCGAGAAGTGGCGCGAGGACGAGATCATCTTCACGCTGACCGGCCGCCCCGGCGGGCCGCTCGGTGTCGTGCGCCTGGCCCTCATCCGCACCTCCGGCGCCGGCGAGAAGTCGCAGTGGCTGCTGCACCTGATGGCCCCTCGCCCCGCGGCGGCGCCCTCGCCGGCGGGATCATCGGCGGCGCCGGAATCGCCGGCAGCGCCAGCGTCTTCGCCGGCGACGGTGCGCCCGCGGGGCGCGACGGCGGCGGACGACGCGCCGATGCTCGCGGTGAACGCCACGCCGGCACGGGCACGCGCCGCCGCGGCGCGTCGCAGTGAGGCGTGGGTGGAGTTCAAATGGGACGGCATCCGGGCGATCGGCACGTGGGACGGTCGGCGGCTGCGCCTGCGCGCGCGCAGCGGCACCGACATCACCGCGCGCTACCCCGAGCTGACCGCCGTGGACGCGGGGCTCGGCGCCGCCCCGGCCGTGATCGACGGTGAGATCGTGGCGATGGATGCCGCGGGGCGGCCGAGCTTCTCCCGGCTCCAGTCGCGCATGCACCTGACGACGCCCCGCGAGATCGAACGAGAGTCCCGCCGGGTGCCGGCGACCTACATCCTGTTCGACGTGCTGCGCGCCGCGGACGCCGACGTCGCCGCCCGGCCGTTGCGCGAGCGCCGCGGCATCCTCGAGGAGATCGCCGCCGACGCCGTTCCCGCGATCGTGCTGCCGCCGGTCGCGGCCGACGTGGATGCCGCCCTGCAGACCGCGCGGGAGCTCGACCTCGAGGGCATCGTCGTGAAAGACCCCGACGCCCCCTACCGCCGCGGCGCCCGCAGCGAGGAATGGCTGAAGGTCAAGCTGACGCGCACCCAGGACGTCGTGATCGGCGGCATCCGCCCCGGCAAAGGTGGTCGCACCGGCGCCATCGGCTCCCTGCTGCTTGGCATCCCGGAGGCCGGCGAGCTGCGCTATGTGGGGCGTGTGGGGTCGGGCTTCAGCGAACGGGAGCTGACGCGACTGGCCGACGTGCTCACGCCGCTTCGCACCGACGAGAACCCGTTCACGGGCGTTCCCGCCGCGGACGCGTCGGACGCCCTGTGGGTGCGTCCACAACGAGTGGCCGAGGTCGAGTTCGCCGAGTTCACCCCGGGCGGCACACTGCGCCATGCGCGCTGGCGGGGGCTGCGCCCCGATGTCGCCCCCGACGCCGTGCGCCGCGAGGTCTGA